In the genome of Vicia villosa cultivar HV-30 ecotype Madison, WI linkage group LG7, Vvil1.0, whole genome shotgun sequence, one region contains:
- the LOC131618174 gene encoding leucine aminopeptidase-like: MPTKDEIAEWQGHEWELYLDNLPKSIEVSQILALDLPYKLSESKDYEVKVSFLQRAISCGCKTYYSEVEKTLKEVGRMKYLRPLYTALVKDSGSEEDKVFAKRLFSEARECYHPIAQGVVESIFAKYT, encoded by the exons ATGCCAACGAAGGATGAAATAGCTGAGTGGCAAGGCCATGAGTGGGAGCTCTACTTGGATAACTTGCCGAAATCCATTGAAGTTTCTCAG ATCTTAGCCTTGGATTTGCCCTACAAGCTATCTGAATCAAAAGATTATGAAGTCAAAGTGTCGTTTCTCCAAAGGGCTATTTCATGTGGATGCAAAACTTACTATAGTGAAGTGGAGAAAACCTTAAAAGAAGTTGGAAGGATGAAGTATCTTCGACCACTTTACACTGCACTTGTGAAAGACAGTGGCAGTGAAGAAGACAAAGTGTTTGCCAAAAGACTTTTTTCGGAGGCCCGTGAGTGTTACCATCCTATTGCTCAAGGTGTTGTTGAGTCCATTTTTGCTAAGTACACTTAG
- the LOC131619925 gene encoding chitinase 2-like produces the protein MSDDRSAIVTPTIYREYILKHFPTTVSSEYKPVDFIIGVASENYTPTGGTGDFHPNWSLTTFSPEKLKNLKENYPQVRFVISFGGVGTQYPFKSYEKQQWITSAVISIKDIIHLYDDNNQKNLIDGIDIHYDSIESSPDDFSYCIGEVINKLKTDLSIKSVSIAPTEHNQSHYKKLYSDNQDNIDFVGYLFTNQTYSSVEKVVHVFEKLVADYSPFKVLPGFLYPSFSDVIIKEAIIFLINHKLATGFFTYPADHDSPVGPPGPFSFKEYASKST, from the coding sequence ATGTCTGATGACAGAAGCGCAATTGTGACACCAACCATTTATCGTGAATACATTTTGAAACACTTTCCAACCACAGTTAGCTCAGAGTACAAACCAGTTGACTTCATAATAGGCGTTGCTAGTGAGAACTATACTCCAACTGGAGGCACGGGAGATTTCCATCCCAACTGGAGCCTTACTACTTTCAGTCCTGAAAAGTTGAAAAATCTGAAAGAAAATTATCCACAAGTAAGGTTTGTGATAAGTTTCGGAGGCGTTGGAACTCAATATCCATTCAAGTCTTATGAGAAACAACAGTGGATTACAAGTGCTGTGATTTCCATCAAAGATATCATCCATCTCTATGACGATAACAACCAAAAAAACTTGATTGATGGTATTGATATTCACTACGACTCTATTGAATCGAGTCCCGATGATTTCTCTTACTGTATTGGAGAAGTTATAAACAAACTCAAAACTGATCTATCCATTAAGTCTGTGTCCATTGCTCCAACAGAACACAACCAATCCCACTACAAAAAATTGTATTCGGACAACCAAGACAATATTGACTTTGTTGGTTACTTGTTCACCAATCAAACATATTCTTCGGTTGAAAAAGTTGTACATGTCTTTGAAAAATTAGTTGCTGACTACAGTCCTTTTAAAGTCCTTCCTGGATTTCTCTACCCATCTTTTTCTGATGTTATAATTAAAGAGGCCATCATATTCCTCATCAATCACAAATTAGCTACCGGTTTTTTTACATATCCTGCTGATCATGACTCTCCTGTTGGTCCTCCTGGCCCTTTCTCCTTTAAGGAATATGCTTCAAAAAGTACCTAG